The DNA region TTCTGGAAATAAATACCCTTGCGATGAAATCACTTGGATCAAGAGAATTTTCGGCTACCGGAAAGCTAATGGAGAGCACAGTAATAGAATTATATGAACTTGAAATTCCCCTTCCCGATCCAGATAATTCTTCCTCTCTCACTGTAAGTGCCCTTAAGATATCCCATGAAAGCTGGGAAGACCAGATTGGTTGCAAAGGGGACAAGAATAAAGATGTTCACATTGAAGGACTGTTTTTCATTGATAGTTCTGACAATGTGCTTGTTACGGGAAATTCAGATGTACTTACAAATTGCATCCTGTTGTCGGTTACTGAAAATAAAGATCACTCACAAAGTGGCAAGATTTTTGGAGAATTTTATAATTCAGTTAAGTGGAAAAGTAAAGGTATGTTCATAAGTTCTGAATCAGGAAGGGAACTACATATTGTAGTTGATAAATTTATCACCATCAAAACCTGGGTTGCAGAAGACTCATGGATAAGCCTGAATCCATTCTGAATTGCACATCTTATGGACATGTTAATTCTGTTCTTAGGATACCCTATCCTTGTTTAAGCATGCTTTTTTGGCTAACTAAAATTGAAAAGAATGTAATAATTTGGGATTAACACAAAAGCACCAATAAAGAACAATTTGATGAAATGGATATAAAATATTTATATTGCTTGGTACCTAGAACAGAATACGACATTGCAAAGACGTTGTGATATTTGGCAATCTTGACGGGACAACCAATCCAAATACCGGAGTATTCTCTCAGGTTTTACTTTTTACTCCTATGGGTACGTCTTTGTTTTCGGATCAATGGGTTCAAGAGGATATTGCATGAAACTAAAGCTATTTCTGGGATTACTATTAGTGATCGGCATGATCGGGTCCGGGTTGGCAATTGAAGGAAATGCAGAACAAAGCAATGATTCTGTTGAAGGGCAGTTGCCAGGAAGTGTCCTGACACCGGATGAAGTAATGGAAATTTTTGGCAATACTACATGGGATTATCAACTACCCGATGAAGCACAGGATGATGGGATTGTGCGTTTACATGAAGGCACAAAATATGTGTATATGGTACGTAATTTTTCAGACCCGATCTCGCTAACAGAACTAAATGAAGCAAGAAATGATGTTATCAATGGCTATTATGTGAATACTTCGGAGAAAGGAGCTTCATATAGTTCTATAATGTATTCGGTACCTCAGATTCCGGAAGGTGGGCACATTGTAGCGTACTGTTTTAGAATTAATGATGAAGGGATAACAAGTGACTATGTGGGAATTGCGGGCGATGAAAGGTCCGTATCAAGGATCCACGAAAAGGCAGAAACATGGTACAACAATGAAGTTCTGGGGCTGGAAAATGCAGAAGCAAATACAATTGCTGACGATGAACTCATTTCCAATAGCTCAGGCCAGTTTTCATCTGAAAGTTACACAATGTCCGAGGATAAGCTCGAGATTGCAAATAAGTTGTATGGTACTGATATTACATATGGTGAATACATAAAACAGGTGTTTCCTGAAGCATACAAGGAATCTCCATCACCTTCTGAAGAAAAACTCTATAATATGGATATGCTATGGCCGAAATCTCCCCGGGGAATCAAATTAGTTATCTGTGTTCTTGTTTTGGCGTTTTTCATGGTAAAAATACTGGAAAAACTGGATTGATTATGATGAGTAACAGGGCTAAACAGGGAAAATACAATGAATTTAAGGCAAAAATGGGTGGGATTGTAAAGTTTAGGGTTTCAAGGGTTGGAGCCTATAAAAATGAAAGAATACTGGTATCCTCCGGTTGAAAGAAAGCAAACTTGGATGTGTTTTATAGTGACTTGAAAGACAAGGAAGTGCTAGAAAATGAATAAGCTAATTGGCGTGGTAATTGCGATAATGTTGGTAATGTGTCTTACATCATCTGCAAGCGCAGCAGTTAGTGAGAATGAGACTTTTGTTGAGGATGCTGCCCAACTAAGACTTGAAGAAACCAGGGAGAGATTGGGGGAAGATGCTGTTCAGGAAATGGAAGATTATCTTGAGTTGCAAAAGAACTTGCCTGCTGTGGTAAGAGCTATGCCGGGAGGTGGTAGTGCCTTAGCTTATGCTGGAACGAATAATGATAGCAGGGTTGTCTATCTAAACTATATTGATGGCATGGATCTTTCTGATGAGGAGAAGGTAGAGTATAAGAACAAACTTATTGATGTCTGGGATCGATATCCAGATGATATAATGGTTACTGATTATGCTTTCATGGCAAAGATGGCTGGTTTGATGGAAGAGGAAGCTAAGAAAGTTAGGAATGAAGCCCATTTCGACGAAGATGGAAATCTTGTGATCATAGGCAATGAAACAACACAAGAAGAAACCGATACAAACAAGCAAACTCCAGGCTTTACCTCAATAATGCTCATTATCGGGCTGTTGTTATCGGCAAGGAATGGAAAGTAAAGGTTTGTTCATAAGTTCTGAATCAAGAAGGGAATCACATATTTTTTTTGATAACATTTTCACCATTACAACCTGGGTTACAGAAGATTCATGGCTCAGCTTGGGCCAATTTTGAATTTAAAAAATTGGCTTTATTTCTGGAGTAAAGTGAATAAAAGAGGCAAATAATATGAAATTAAAACTATTTTTAGCACTGTTAGTTGTGGTCGGCATGATGGGCCCCACATTGGCTGCAGGTGATGATGCAGAACAAAGCAATGAGTCTGTTGAAGAGCAGTTGCCAGGAAGAGTCCTGACACCGGACGAAGTAATGGTAGTTTTTGGCAACAGCACATGGGTACTTCCTGATGATATGCTTGCTGAATTTGAAAGAGAAACTCCAGAATCAATTGAAAGAAAAAAGGCACTTGAAGAAAAAATACAGAAAAATATGATTAAAAAGCCACTAACACCTGAGGAAATTGCTGACATAAATGCGAATGCTCCTGAAGGAATGTTCTTGGTTAGTGGAATTGAAGATGTTTCTATGAATGGGGCATCATCAGGAAATACGGAAATTGAAAATGCAAGAGTTAAAGGCGATGCAATCATCATAAGTTGGGCAATATCTACCCATTCGTTGAATTCAAATTTGACTAACAATTCTGCAACGGCATTCGTACCTAATGTACTAGAGGTTTTACGTGAGACTGGAATCAGGATTGGAATGCAGGTGCAGACTACCAGATCCTAATTATATTTACAAAATACAACTAACTTCCGTTTATTTTTAGAGGCAATGGCATGATACAAACGAAGGTTCGAATCACCATTTTTCTCATTCAAGCGCCTTATATGTTTGATGATGTGGTCAGTAAATATTTATACTGTGTACCACTTATTACAAATTCAGTTTACAATATTGAATTAATTCGAAATGTATCTAAGTTGGAGCAAATATGATAAAAGAAGTTCAGGAGTTAGGAATCCATATCGCAAAATATATTTCTTGCACTTATGCAAGTCTGTTATTTGGCTTGCTATCACTTGTTACAATTTTATACTATTATGTGGAGCACTCTTATCCAAATAAATATGACATGTCCTTTATGCTTACGGGACAGATCTTTGGTAGTGTCCTTTTTGGGTTGGTAATAATTGTTTTGATAGCTGTTATGATTTTATTCTTCAGAAAATCTCTTAAGTTTCTTAAATTCTAACCATTTAATATGGTCCAAAAGATAGGACACATCATCATCTAACCTATAATTTTATTCGGTGATAGCATGAAAAGAAACAAAGTAATAGCATCGCTAATTCAAGTCTCTCTTTTTTTTGTAGGAATATATGTGGTGCCCCGCTATGTACTGGACGATTTTGCCGGATCGTTAGTTGTTTCAAGTTTTGCTTTTCTTTGTGGAGCACTTTATGAGTATGCAGGAATTTTTCGGAGAACGGGTAAAATACAATGAATTAAACACATGGAGAATTATATGGATCTGAAAACAATGAACACTCTGTCACGTATTTTTGCTATCACCGCACTTGTTGCAGCGTTCTATAACGCTTACCTCACATGGGTAAAAGATGGGTTTAGTCCTCTCCTGTTGTGGACAACTTTAATCCTTGTTTTTCTCTCCTCGATCATCCGGGAATTTGTCAAAAGGAAAAGTTGAACCTGACCATCCCCACCATCGCGATGCATTTAAAAACCAGACCTACATATTTACCCCACGATGCTATCAACTTTCAACGATGCGCTCAATTCAGACCGCTTCATTGTGACCGCAGAGGTGGCACCTCCGAAGGGCATCGATATCTCGGCGGTACTTGAGGATGCAGACCTTATCAGGGGATGGGTGGATGCTATCAATATCACGGACAACCAGCGTGCGGTAATGCGCATGAGCCCGGTAGCCGTGGGCAAATTACTGATGGATGCCGGTCTTGAGGTGGTAGTACAGTTCACCTGCCGTGATCGGAACCGTCTGGCATTGCAGTCCGATATCCTGGCGGCATCGGCCCTTGGTATCAGTAATCTCTGTGTGATGACCGGGGATTATCCCACCAAAGGCGACCATGCGGGTGCAAAGCCGGTGTATGACCTTGATTCTGTCCAGCTTCTCTCAGTTATCACCAAAATGATGGGTGGGCATGACATGGCAGGCAATGAGCTTGCAGGTGCTCCGTCTTTTACTGTAGGTGCGGTCTCCAACACGGATGCAGCACGCAGGATGCAGATGATAAAACTTCAGAAGAAGGTCGATGCAGGTGCACAGTTCATACAGACACAGGCGGTCTATGATGTGGAAGTTTTTGGCGAGTTCATGGATTCGTTCTCTCATCCGGATGTGCCGGTAATAGCAGGGATCATCCCGCTGCGTTCAGCAGGAATGGCACGTTTCATGAATGCTAATATTCCCGGAATAAGGGTTGGTGATGAGATGATATCCCGCATGGAAGATGCTGAGGACCCTGTTCAGGAAGGGCTTGAGATCGCTGCAGAGAGCATCCGGGAGTTGCGTAAGATGTGTAGGGGTGTCCATCTGATGCCTATTGGTGGCAATTCCAATACATCCAAATTGCTTGAAATGGCAGGAATTTCCGCTTTACAATAATTTATAAAAACGACATTTAAGAGTAGAATAACATGAGATCCACACAGGTAGAATACGCAAAGAACGGCACGCTGACTCCGGAAATGGAACATGTGGCCAAAGTTGAGTCCATTGATGAGGAAACTGTACTGGCACGGGTTGCTGATGGAAGTCTTGTTGTGATGGTTCGCGAAGGCTGTCCGCCTGTTGCGATCGGAAAAGGGGCGACCACGAAGATCAACGTTAATCTCGGAACATCTTCAGCAAGCATTGATCCCGAAGCAGAGCTGGAAAAAGTAAAGATCGCAGAGAAATACGGTGCAGACACTATCACAGATCTCTCAATGGGCGGCGATATCTCTGCCATCAGGAAGATGGTATTTGACAACACAACTCTGCCAATTACCACTGTCCCTGTCTACCAGGCAGTGGTTGAATGCGGTATGAAGGAAGCTACCGGCGATGACATGATCTCCTATCTCAGGAAGCAGGTGGATGAAGGTGTAAGTTCTGTCGTTCTTCACTCTGTGGAAAAGCAGATGCTTGAGAAATTGAAAGGCACAGGGCGTATAATGGGAATGGTCTCAAAGGGCGGTTCCTTTACCAGCGTGCTTATGCTCAAGGAAAACTGCGAGAACCCGTATCTTGAGAACTTCGATGAGGTTCTTTCAATACTGAAAAAGAACGATGTTGTTCTCTCCCTGGGGAACACCATGCGAAGTGGCTGTGTCCATGACCTTTGCGACAGTCCTCAGATGATGGAGATCAAGACGAACGCAAAGCTTGCAAAACAGGCAAATGAAGCAGGTGTGCAGGTAATAATCGAAGGCATGGGAGGCCATGTGCAGGCAAATGACATTCCTGAGCACATCAAAGCGCACCGTTCACTTTCTGAATTCCCGCTTTTCGTGGCAGGTCCGCTGCCAACGGATGTCGGTATGGGGTATGACCACATCTCCGGTGCCGTGGGTGCAAGTATCGCCAGCGGCAACGGTGCAGATTATCTTTGCTACATCACTCCTGCTGAACATCTTTCTCTTCCAACACCTGAACAGGTCAGGGAAGGGCTCATTGCTTTCAGAATCGCAGCGCACATTGGCGATTCAATGAAATACGGTCTGGACGAGAGGGACAAGCTCCTTGCTGACAGGCGTGCGAAGTTCGACTGGGACGGGCAGATGGAGCTTGCACTTGACCCTGATAAGCCAAAGGGAATGTGCCCGCAGACAGGTCCCTGTTCCATGTGCGGTGAATACTGCGCTATCAAGATAATGTCCGATTATTTATCCGGCGGTGTATGAATTGAGCTTTGACCTTCCTTCTATGCAGATCATTGGTGTACGCACTCCCCTGATCAAGCCCGGCGATGACATTGTGAATATGCTATGTGGATCACTCAACGAAAATGAGATCTTCCTGCGAGACGGGGATGTACTGGTGCTTGCAGAGTCTGCGGTAGCCACAGCGGAAGGAAGGATGGTGGACCTTTCCACGGTCATTCCCAGCAAAGAGGCAGAAGAACTTGCAGGCAAGTACTGTGTTGATTCCCGGGAAATGGAACTTGTTCTGTGTGAATGCGATGATATCATCGGCGGTGTTCCGGGAGCAGCCCTTACCATCACAAAGGGAACCCTCTCCCCGAATGCCGGCATCGACGGCTCCAACGCACCTGAGGGACATGTTGTGCTCCTGCCTGAGAACGCACAGAAAAGCGCAGCTAAGATCCGTGCCGGTATGGAGGAATTCTGCTGCTGTCATCTCGGAGTGATAATCGGGGACAGCCGTACACAGCCCCTGCGCCTTGGGTGCGTGGGTATGGCACTGGGCACATCAGGTATCGTTCCTGTGGAAGATGCAAGAGGTTCAAAGGACCTGTTCGGAAAACCCCTTAACATCACACGCAAGGCGGTCGCAGATAATCTGGTATCTGCTGCCCAGCTGTTGATGGGTGAAGCAGATGAATGTATTCCGTGCGTCCTGATACGTGGTGCACCTGTGAAGATGGTCAAGGGTTCTCAGGAAATGCCAATTTTCACTCCTGAGGAGTGTATGTATTACAGCAATATAAAGCAGAAATAAGTCGCTTGGTATTAAATCTTTCATATGGGGCATTAATTAATATTCTCTTTATTTGTTGCCGTAGACCAAAATTATTTATAGAATAACAACATGGTTTTGTGTGAAGCATACAATACCCTTTTTACTTTTACAAAACCAAAGGTGATTATCAATGAGCAATGTAGTAGTATTGGACTTTACCGCAACATGGTGCGGACCTTGCCAGATGCAGAAACCGATCCTTGAAGAGCTCGAAGGCGAGATGGGCGACAAGGTAGAATTCAAGATGGTGGATGTTGATCAGAACAATGCCCTTGCAGGCAAATACGGTATCAGTGCAGTTCCAACTCTTATCATTGAGAAGGATGGTGCTGAGGTCAAGCGTTTCACCGGTGTGACAAGCGCTGATGTACTTCGCTCAGAGCTTAACCAGCTCATCTGAGCTTTTCCTTTTCTTTCATTATTTCCTCCCCCCATTTCCTTTATTTTTATTCTTTTCAAGTTCTTCATTCTGACAACATGTAAATACCTTGATACATATCCCGTAAACTGAGGTATCACTTGGACAGGCTGATAGATATGGGTGTTCTGGCATGTCGCCAGAAGAATTCGCGAGGAAC from Methanococcoides methylutens includes:
- a CDS encoding methylenetetrahydrofolate reductase, with translation MLSTFNDALNSDRFIVTAEVAPPKGIDISAVLEDADLIRGWVDAINITDNQRAVMRMSPVAVGKLLMDAGLEVVVQFTCRDRNRLALQSDILAASALGISNLCVMTGDYPTKGDHAGAKPVYDLDSVQLLSVITKMMGGHDMAGNELAGAPSFTVGAVSNTDAARRMQMIKLQKKVDAGAQFIQTQAVYDVEVFGEFMDSFSHPDVPVIAGIIPLRSAGMARFMNANIPGIRVGDEMISRMEDAEDPVQEGLEIAAESIRELRKMCRGVHLMPIGGNSNTSKLLEMAGISALQ
- the cofE gene encoding coenzyme F420-0:L-glutamate ligase, with product MSFDLPSMQIIGVRTPLIKPGDDIVNMLCGSLNENEIFLRDGDVLVLAESAVATAEGRMVDLSTVIPSKEAEELAGKYCVDSREMELVLCECDDIIGGVPGAALTITKGTLSPNAGIDGSNAPEGHVVLLPENAQKSAAKIRAGMEEFCCCHLGVIIGDSRTQPLRLGCVGMALGTSGIVPVEDARGSKDLFGKPLNITRKAVADNLVSAAQLLMGEADECIPCVLIRGAPVKMVKGSQEMPIFTPEECMYYSNIKQK
- a CDS encoding thioredoxin family protein, with the translated sequence MSNVVVLDFTATWCGPCQMQKPILEELEGEMGDKVEFKMVDVDQNNALAGKYGISAVPTLIIEKDGAEVKRFTGVTSADVLRSELNQLI
- the thiC gene encoding phosphomethylpyrimidine synthase ThiC — its product is MRSTQVEYAKNGTLTPEMEHVAKVESIDEETVLARVADGSLVVMVREGCPPVAIGKGATTKINVNLGTSSASIDPEAELEKVKIAEKYGADTITDLSMGGDISAIRKMVFDNTTLPITTVPVYQAVVECGMKEATGDDMISYLRKQVDEGVSSVVLHSVEKQMLEKLKGTGRIMGMVSKGGSFTSVLMLKENCENPYLENFDEVLSILKKNDVVLSLGNTMRSGCVHDLCDSPQMMEIKTNAKLAKQANEAGVQVIIEGMGGHVQANDIPEHIKAHRSLSEFPLFVAGPLPTDVGMGYDHISGAVGASIASGNGADYLCYITPAEHLSLPTPEQVREGLIAFRIAAHIGDSMKYGLDERDKLLADRRAKFDWDGQMELALDPDKPKGMCPQTGPCSMCGEYCAIKIMSDYLSGGV